The Amycolatopsis tolypomycina region ACGTCCGCGACGAGGCAGGCCAAATCGTGGACGTCGGCGGTGACGGCAAGCGCGAGCAGGTGACCGTCGACCTCATCGCGCCATGGCCGTTCCCTCCCGAGATAACCGAGCTGTGACCGACTGGCCCCCAGCGCACCGAAAGGGACCCCTCCGATGACCGAGCCCGAAGGCGACCTGCCGACCACCTGGCCTGACTGGGTCGCGCTCACCACCGACCGCCGACCATTGCCCGACCCGCCCCCCGACGTCGACGAGGCGTGGACGTTTGTCTACGACGGCGAGTGCCTCAGCTGCCGCAAGGCGACCGAGGGCGACCGCGCTACGGTGATCCGCTGGGCGCAGGACCACTTCGGCTGCGCGCCGCTGGCGCCGCCCGAGCCCGCCGCGCCGCCCGGCGTGGTCGGCCGGATCGAGGACCTGCCCCGCAACCCCGACGGCACCGTCACCATTCCGCTCGCTGGCACGTGGACGTGGGGCGATCCGTCATGACGCACCCTGACCGCGTCGTGCACGTCCGCCCGCTGCCGCCGACGGGCGGAACCAGCAGCCTGCTTGCGGGCCGGCAAACCAAGTCGATCGACCAGTACCGACACGACCTCTTCGGCGACTGAGCACCAGCGCCGTATAACGCCGTGCACGGCCGTCTGGACACGCCGCGTGGCTACCCGGTGTTGTGGCTGACCTGGGCGACGGGCTACATTCCTCACAGTGGGTGAACTGTCCGAAGGGGACGGCACCCGCTCACCAGCTACACCTGCCACGGCCCCGGGATCGGCTCCGGGGGGCGAAGCCCCGGCTACGGCCGGGGCTTCGTCATGCCGGGGGTGAGCGATGGTCGCCAAGCACCAGGGCCGGTCCGGCCGCCCGTGGGCAAGGATCAAGGCGCAGTGGAAGGCGACCACCCGGATCTGCTACCTCTGCGGGACCTGGATCCCGGAGGACGTCCCGCCCAACGACCCGCTGGAGTACACCGTCGACCATATCGACGCACGCTCCCGCGGTGGGCCGCCCACGATGGAGAACACCGCGCCGGCGCACCGCCGGTGCAACTCCCGCAAGGGCACCAAGCCGCTGTCCGAGCTCGAGCTGCTGAAGACGTCGAGGGCGTGGTGAGCGTGCGGCACGTGGTGCTGATCGCCGGGCCACCGTGCGCGGGCAAGTCCACATTGGCCGGCCAGCTGGCGCAGACCCGCCCGGGCATCGTGCTCGACCGGGACGTCATCGCCCGCGGGCTGGGCTCGACACGGGGGTGGCTGCACGAGGCGGCCCTCACCGAGCGGGCCGAGCAGATCATGGTGGGGGAGATGGCCCGGATCGGGGCGGCCGACGACGTGGTCGCCTACGTCGTGCGCTCGGTGCCCACGCCGGGCGCGCGGGCCGAGCTCGCGCACCAGCTGCGGGCCGACGTCGTGTACGTGGTGAACCCGGGCATGGGCGAGTGCCTGCGCCGCGCGACGGCCGGCGGTCGACCCCAGGGCACCCACGCTGGGGTACGGGAGTGGTACCGCCGGTACGGCCCGGCCGGGGTGGACAGGCAGCCGGAGGCGCCGCGGCTGAGCACGTCGCGGGCGTGGTGATCGTGGATCTTCGGTGATCAACTGAAGATCCACAAAAAAGTCCGTTTCGATCAACGCGGTCGACTCCGCGCCCACCTGACCCGCCCTCCCCCCGGACGGATTTTCGACCAGAACGCTGCACGTGTTTGCGCAGGTCAGGGGCTTTTGCTGCGCCTGCGTTGCAGGGGAGTTGTTGATCATGGCGGACACGTCTACCGAGCGCGCTCGACGCTCCCGCGCACACGCTCGCGGCGACCATTCGCTGTGCCGGGCGCAGCGCTGCGGGGTGGCCCGGGCACACGAGAAGGGCGAGCACTCGCGCTGCTCGGGCAGCTGGTGCGAGGCCGCGGCGAAGGCCTCGCTCGCCGCGGGATCGGCGCCGCCGCCTTCGGCCGGCGACGGGTACCGGGTGCGGTCCTCGCTGATCGACGGCGACGGCGAGTTCGGCCCGGAGGGCCAGGAGCTTTGGGACGCGGTCAACCCGAACGGTGACCTGAAGCCGCTGCAGGCCGCGCTGCTGCGCGAGGCGTGCCGGATCACCGACCGGCTCGGCGCGCTGGACCGGCACCTGAAGGGCGACGGTCCCTGGCTGGAGCTGTCCACCGAGGACGGCGTGGTCTGGCACGTCGACGTGACCGACGTGCTGAAGGAAGCCCGATCGCAGGCTGGCGCCTTCCGCGGCCTTGTCACCGAGCTGCGCCAGTCGAGCTCGACCAGCCGCGCGTTCGCGCCGCCGGCGCCTGACGCGCCCGAGGGCGAAGGGGGTGCGTCAGT contains the following coding sequences:
- a CDS encoding HNH endonuclease, which translates into the protein MVAKHQGRSGRPWARIKAQWKATTRICYLCGTWIPEDVPPNDPLEYTVDHIDARSRGGPPTMENTAPAHRRCNSRKGTKPLSELELLKTSRAW
- a CDS encoding AAA family ATPase, encoding MSVRHVVLIAGPPCAGKSTLAGQLAQTRPGIVLDRDVIARGLGSTRGWLHEAALTERAEQIMVGEMARIGAADDVVAYVVRSVPTPGARAELAHQLRADVVYVVNPGMGECLRRATAGGRPQGTHAGVREWYRRYGPAGVDRQPEAPRLSTSRAW